One genomic segment of Alosa sapidissima isolate fAloSap1 chromosome 13, fAloSap1.pri, whole genome shotgun sequence includes these proteins:
- the shroom3 gene encoding protein Shroom3 isoform X4 — protein MRLNGGIFVLWTENVQLSSDPAKLSLWSRECCPNACCSEACAQSCPSAHSTPRHNRACSGGVRLRIKNRRSEPASRPHSWHSTKLGDSLQDPSMMQVSQGGMGAPWHQNYHSSSSTTDLAYEAGFLRKSPDQYSSRGSMESLDPPNPAYNSCHQLSASKSSNSIDHLHSKRDSAYSSFSTSSSIPEYLAAGPSLGNRERSCSMEHVPQSRAGAEGMQQADIRYVRTIYDPQGVSEEHEVTSASLGRGNDGRSQARGGGGGGGGGSHRPSSSSSSSSSSGGSSASHRHSVGPVWGNHSRSSCESLKGAPAPPLRSDSFAAIRNHERPNSWSSLEQARSLRALHKGSWHHSSGSVAGAGKPSFVTEGQLHTVVEKSPESSPTTRPKQGFPQASAQPGRPMLPTSVYQVPPPEPHFAQMPTSCPSSSTVYPALAKESRYAPQREPGVVGGGGGGGSLGGEGAAVENGYQSNTPHGSSSPPHPGHSQPKPPPQAPPSSQHAERGLEELHAKYRSHLQPNSYRPPGPSIGQERRDPYTPVQPRGERPRYTHSPEPQSSHKPSGDEEQVRRPEHSSHAEPVAPQSKVPQGQVAHSNRGGPSVHARHYSESSIHSQDQEHLLTRLENALAEVQRCASPESSSSSGQNQQVDRSVSVLERVSRFERREPVKARSQSSSHAGSAPSYRPAVGPKSSLSGLEDLRNMQDRSAISHSIPHSSYSNSMVHQEDLHQRRGSSDHPQHRYLPDPALQRSKSTFHLGEENGSGFEWRDDSLDILGTVQDTPYNRAYRDSIKDAQSKVLRSTSFRRRDLNPPPVPAKHMSLERKGPKTSPKPTASSPHTPKERHVVTPDLPDRCSPPELPSLPPVGQVLTRIGGRKRLTMEQKKRSYSEPENMHEVGVSDPETRKQFLVPETSVADRRKMFERAARQSQPAAPRPELRQMQQDAVAEYMKRKTSHRSEGRPSRPHSAYQPASSSSTDSRSLSSTSSLASLQDPWLDSLSGGGRQTYTLPANLHGVFYPGGRSHMEPQQASYGRTQSKTPEPQWLQADGERLASAPSLAQLSGPDAPRHLPLSHRDGGFERASPARSSGKSASAEDLLDRLENRPAPQHIRSRSSPSVEQYSQDFMAAELRSFGAMSMDFAPSSHTGNRSLASGRPERPASASAVRRERYVLNQTGSQAAAPVVRRERQRHGERQRAQSAAGLAASVGLPSPYSPPSNAASLEWSERLCPANLDAIMFPSVPHGGAPHPTRRASAGMTRQNSSDTSTSEETIKDFPSGGPSQRTQLAPKTPPPSPDLPPSPPQVKVPHSPDALPQRLPSLRISESALRFSPPAASSHGDDDVFFTDLPPPAPPSPPLPIRETDITEDFPPPPPPPPLSLSPPAGEEAHVGYLERPLPPGSPKPHLSAEDSAEDSAAGDGLARRSSSLLSPPPLSPELSLSPSPSAEAAAPSGAVLEEDDESLGLDPRLLSRRERSEVERRVEALARELVSRDKSLTPLLDSWAGRSSMDMMEEIFPAYGRRSSWQRRRSTVSQEDRRSDETCNSQEPSDSRMETDLDEDEADLTQKQGELLHALALSVALLRGEKEQLAGEQKSCSALGGSMEALVQERCKPNERDKYRMFIGDLDKIVNLLLSLSGRLARVESALAALEREAETEDSRVERESLQQKRRQLCSQQEDACELKENLDRRERVVLDFLAGYLTAAQLRDHRRYVRLKPALLIRQRHLDELIRLAEEQLQRLAESLPAASGPAPAASGPAPALVPTSPRSTAVTSL, from the exons ctcctCCACCACTGACCTCGCCTACGAGGCTGGGTTCTTGCGTAAGAGCCCGGACCAGTACAGCTCTCGGGGCAGCATGGAGAGCCTGGACCCCCCCAACCCAGCCTACAACTCCTGCCACCAGCTCTCGGCCTCCAAGTCGTCCAACAGCATCGATCACCTGCACAGCAAGCGCGACTCGGCCTACAGCTCCTTCTCCACCAGCTCCAGCATCCCGGAGTACCTGGCGGCCGGCCCGTCCCTCGGCAACCGGGAGCGCTCCTGTTCCATGGAGCACGTTCCGCAGAGCCGAGCCGGGGCCGAGGGCATGCAGCAGGCGGACATCCGCTACGTGCGCACCATCTACGACCCGCAAGGCGTGTCCGAGGAGCACGAGGTCACCTCGGCCTCCCTGGGCCGAGGGAACGACGGGCGGTCACAAgcccgaggaggaggaggaggaggaggaggaggaagtcaccgccccagcagtagcagcagcagcagcagcagcagcggtggcTCGTCTGCCTCCCACCGCCACAGCGTGGGTCCCGTGTGGGGCAACCACAGCCGCAGCTCCTGCGAGAGCCTGAAGGGGGCGCCAGCGCCTCCGCTGCGCAGCGACAGCTTCGCCGCCATCCGCAACCACGAGCGGCCCAACTCCTGGTCCAGCCTGGAGCAGGCGCGCTCGCTGCGCGCTTTGCACAAGGGCTCCTGGCACCACTCGAGCGGCTCGGTGGCGGGGGCGGGGAAGCCCTCGTTCGTGACGGAGGGCCAGCTCCACACGGTGGTGGAGAAGAGCCCAGAGAGCAGCCCCACCACCCGGCCCAAGCAGGGCTTCCCGCAGGCCTCCGCCCAGCCCGGCCGGCCCATGCTCCCCACCAGCGTCTACCAAGTGCCCCCGCCCGAGCCCCACTTTGCACAGATGCCCACCAGCTGCCCCAGCTCCAGCACCGTTTACCCGGCCCTGGCCAAGGAGAGCCGCTACGCCCCCCAGAGAGAGCCGGGGgtggtgggaggaggaggaggaggaggttctCTCGGTGGAGAGGGCGCCGCGGTGGAGAACGGATACCAAAGCAACACTCCACATGGTTCCTCCAGCCCACCTCATCCAGGACACTCCCAGCCCAAACCGCCTCCGCAAGCCCCGCCATCCTCCCAGCATGCCGAGCGAGGCCTGGAGGAGCTCCATGCCAAATACAGGTCCCACCTGCAGCCCAACAGCTACCGACCTCCAGGGCCATCCATCggacaggagagaagagacCCTTACACGCCGGTCCAGCCCAGAGGAGAGAGACCCCGCTACACGCACAGCCCAGAGCCCCAAAGCAGCCACAAGCCAAGCGGGGACGAGGAGCAGGTCAGACGTCCAGAGCACAGCTCACACGCTGAGCCCGTGGCCCCACAGAGCAAAGTGCCACAGGGACAAGTGGCCCACAGCAACAGGGGCGGCCCTAGTGTGCACGCCAGGCACTACAGCGAGTCCAGCATCCACTCCCAGGATCAGGAGCACCTGCTGACACGCCTGGAGAACGCCCTGGCCGAGGTGCAGAGGTGCGCCAGCCccgagagcagcagcagcagcggtcaGAACCAACAAGTGGACCGCAGCGTGTCCGTGCTGGAGAGGGTGAGTCGCTTCGAGAGGCGCGAGCCGGTCAAAGCACGCAGTCAGAGCAGCAGCCACGCCGGCTCGGCCCCCTCCTACCGCCCAGCTGTGGGCCCCAAGAGCTCCCTCTCTGGCTTGGAGGACCTCCGCAACATGCAAGACAGGAGCGCCATCTCTCATTCGATTCCCCACAGCTCCTATTCCAACAGCATGGTGCACCAGGAGGATCTGCACCAGCGGAGAGGGAGCAGCGATCACCCCCAGCACCGGTACCTGCCTGATCCAGCTCTGCAGAGAAGCAAAAGCACCTTCCACTTGGGGGAGGAAAACGGATCTGGCTTTGAGTGGAGAGACGACTCCCTGGACATTTTAGGCACCGTCCAGGATACGCCTTATAACCGGGCGTACCGGGACAGCATCAAAGATGCCCAGTCGAAGGTGCTCCGATCGACCTCTTTCCGACGGAGGGACTTGAATCCTCCACCAGTGCCCGCCAAACACATGTCCCTGGAGAGGAAGGGCCCCAAGACGAGTCCCAAACCAACCGCCAGCTCGCCCCATACCCCGAAAGAGCGCCACGTGGTGACCCCCGACCTGCCGGACAGGTGCAGTCCTCCGGAACTGCCCAGCCTTCCGCCAGTGGGACAGGTGCTAACGCGCATCGGGGGGCGCAAACGGCTGACCATGGAGCAGAAGAAGCGCTCCTACTCGGAGCCGGAGAACATGCACGAGGTCGGCGTGTCTGACCCCGAGACCCGGAAGCAGTTTCTCGTCCCGGAGACCAGCGTAGCTGACCGGCGCAAGATGTTCGAAAGGGCCGCCCGCCAGAGCCAGCCGGCCGCCCCGCGTCCAGAGCTGAGGCAGATGCAGCAGGACGCCGTGGCCGAGTACATGAAGCGCAAAACTAGCCACAGGTCGGAGGGGCGGCCCAGTCGCCCCCACAGCGCCTACCAGCCGGCCTCGTCCTCGTCCACTGACTCCCGgagcctctcctccacctccagtcTGGCCTCACTGCAGGACCCTTGGCTGGACAGCCTGTCCGGTGGCGGCCGCCAGACCTACACTCTTCCGGCAAACCTCCACGGGGTCTTCTACCCCGGCGGCCGGTCGCACATGGAGCCCCAGCAGGCCTCGTATGGCCGGACCCAGAGCAAGACCCCTGAGCCTCAGTGGCTCCAGGCGGACGGCGAGAGGCTGGCCTCGGCCCCGAGCCTGGCTCAGCTGTCCGGTCCAGATGCGCCGCGTCACCTCCCACTGTCCCACCGCGACGGGGGATTCGAGAGAGCCTCTCCAGCCCGGAGCTCAGGCAAGTCGGCCTCCGCAGAGGACCTGCTGGACCGGCTGGAGAACAGGCCAGCGCCACAACACATCCGCTCCCGCTCCTCACCCTCAGTGGAGCAGTACAGCCAG GATTTTATGGCTGCAGAGCTTCGATCTTTTGGGGCGATGTCAATGGATTTTGCTCCATCTAGTCACACTGGCAACAG gtctCTGGCCAGTGGGAGGCCTGAGCGTCCGGCATCCGCCTCGGCCGTGAGAAGAGAGCGCTACGTTCTGAACCAGACCGGCTCGCAGGCCGCTGCGCCCGTGGTGCGAAGGGAACGCCAACGGCATGGTGAGCGGCAGCGGGCCCAGAGCGCAGCGGGCCTGGCCGCCTCCGTGGGACTCCCCAGCCCCTACTCCCCGCCCAGTAACGCTGCCAGCCTGGAGTGGAGCGAGAGGCTGTGCCCAGCCAACCTGGATGCCATCATGTTCCCCTCCGTGCCACACGGTGGCGCTCCACACCCCACAAGGAGGGCCTCAGCAGGAATGACCAGGCAGAACTCCAGTGACACTAGCACCTCAGAGGAGACCATCAAGGACTTCCCCAGCGGGGGGCCCAGCCAGCGGACGCAGTTGGCACCAAAGACGCCCCCACCCTCTCCCGATCTCCCCCCCTCGCCCCCCCAGGTGAAGGTGCCCCACTCCCCCGACGCGCTGCCCCAGCGGCTCCCCTCCCTACGCATCTCTGAGTCGGCCCTGCGCTTCAGCCCCCCGGCGGCGTCCTCGCACGGAGACGACGACGTGTTCTTCACGGACCTGCCACCTCCTGCGCCCCCGtcaccgcccctgcccatccgcGAGACGGACATCACGGAGGActtccccccaccaccaccaccacctccgctttctctctccccccctgcGGGAGAGGAGGCCCACGTGGGCTACTTGGAGCGCCCGCTGCCTCCTGGATCACCAAAGCCGCACCTCAG TGCGGAGGACAGTGCAGAGGACTCAGCCGCCGGCGACGGGCTAGCGAGACGGAGCTCCAGCCTCCTCTCGCCACCCCCCCTGTCTCCAGAGCTCTCTCTCAGCCCCAGCCCGAGTGCTGAGGCCGCCGCGCCCAGCGGCGCTGTCCTGGAGGAGGACGACGAGAGCCTGGGGCTGGATCCACGCCTGCTGTCCCGGAGGGAGAGGTCGGAGGTGGAGCGGCGCGTGGAGGCTCTGGCCCGGGAGCTGGTGTCTCGGGACAAGTCCCTGACTCCTCTCCTGGACAGCTGGGCTGGGAGAAGCTCCATGGATATGATGGAGGAGATATTCCCTGCCTACGGACGGCGGTCGTCATGGCAACGAAGGCGGAGCACCGTCAGTCAGGAAgacag AAGGTCAGATGAAACCTGTAACTCCCAGGAGCCCTCGGACAGCAGGATGGAGACGGACCTGGACGAGGACGAGGCTGACCTCACACAGAAGCAG GGGGAGCTGCTGCATGCTCTGGCCCTGAGTGTGGCATTGCTGAGGGGGGAGAAGGAGCAGCTGGCTGGGGAGCAGAAGAGCTGCAGTGCTCTGGGGGGCAGCATGGAGGCCCTGGTGCAGGAGCGCTGCAAGCCCAACGAGAGGGACAAGTACCGCATGTTCATCGGGGACCTGGACAAGATTGTCAACCTGCTGCTGTCTCTCAGTGGCCGACTGGCCCGTGTGGAGAGTGCCCTCGCCGCCCTCGAAAGAGAGGCTGAGACAGAGGACAGCAGAGTGGAGAGG GAGTCTTTGCAGCAGAAGCGGCGTCAGCTGTGCAGTCAGCAGGAGGACGCGTGTGAGCTCAAGGAGAACCTTGACCGGCGCGAGCGCGTGGTCCTGGACTTCCTGGCCGGCTACCTGACCGCGGCGCAGCTGCGTGACCACCGGCGCTATGTGCGCCTCAAGCCCGCGCTGCTCATCCGCCAGCGCCACCTGGACGAGCTCATCCGCCTGGCCGAGGAGCAGCTGCAGCGGCTGGCCGAGAGCCTCCCCGCCGCCTCCGGCCCAGCTCCGGCCGCCTCCGGCCCAGCTCCGGCCCTCGTCCCCACCTCCCCTCGCTCTACCGCCGTCACCTCACTCTGA
- the shroom3 gene encoding protein Shroom3 isoform X5, which yields MDLLGSFYRRKPRKKHKRPDLGRSDGALCKSPSEASVNSLATGLISKVLRFASRRSEPASRPHSWHSTKLGDSLQDPSMMQVSQGGMGAPWHQNYHSSSSTTDLAYEAGFLRKSPDQYSSRGSMESLDPPNPAYNSCHQLSASKSSNSIDHLHSKRDSAYSSFSTSSSIPEYLAAGPSLGNRERSCSMEHVPQSRAGAEGMQQADIRYVRTIYDPQGVSEEHEVTSASLGRGNDGRSQARGGGGGGGGGSHRPSSSSSSSSSSGGSSASHRHSVGPVWGNHSRSSCESLKGAPAPPLRSDSFAAIRNHERPNSWSSLEQARSLRALHKGSWHHSSGSVAGAGKPSFVTEGQLHTVVEKSPESSPTTRPKQGFPQASAQPGRPMLPTSVYQVPPPEPHFAQMPTSCPSSSTVYPALAKESRYAPQREPGVVGGGGGGGSLGGEGAAVENGYQSNTPHGSSSPPHPGHSQPKPPPQAPPSSQHAERGLEELHAKYRSHLQPNSYRPPGPSIGQERRDPYTPVQPRGERPRYTHSPEPQSSHKPSGDEEQVRRPEHSSHAEPVAPQSKVPQGQVAHSNRGGPSVHARHYSESSIHSQDQEHLLTRLENALAEVQRCASPESSSSSGQNQQVDRSVSVLERVSRFERREPVKARSQSSSHAGSAPSYRPAVGPKSSLSGLEDLRNMQDRSAISHSIPHSSYSNSMVHQEDLHQRRGSSDHPQHRYLPDPALQRSKSTFHLGEENGSGFEWRDDSLDILGTVQDTPYNRAYRDSIKDAQSKVLRSTSFRRRDLNPPPVPAKHMSLERKGPKTSPKPTASSPHTPKERHVVTPDLPDRCSPPELPSLPPVGQVLTRIGGRKRLTMEQKKRSYSEPENMHEVGVSDPETRKQFLVPETSVADRRKMFERAARQSQPAAPRPELRQMQQDAVAEYMKRKTSHRSEGRPSRPHSAYQPASSSSTDSRSLSSTSSLASLQDPWLDSLSGGGRQTYTLPANLHGVFYPGGRSHMEPQQASYGRTQSKTPEPQWLQADGERLASAPSLAQLSGPDAPRHLPLSHRDGGFERASPARSSGKSASAEDLLDRLENRPAPQHIRSRSSPSVEQYSQDFMAAELRSFGAMSMDFAPSSHTGNRSLASGRPERPASASAVRRERYVLNQTGSQAAAPVVRRERQRHGERQRAQSAAGLAASVGLPSPYSPPSNAASLEWSERLCPANLDAIMFPSVPHGGAPHPTRRASAGMTRQNSSDTSTSEETIKDFPSGGPSQRTQLAPKTPPPSPDLPPSPPQVKVPHSPDALPQRLPSLRISESALRFSPPAASSHGDDDVFFTDLPPPAPPSPPLPIRETDITEDFPPPPPPPPLSLSPPAGEEAHVGYLERPLPPGSPKPHLSAEDSAEDSAAGDGLARRSSSLLSPPPLSPELSLSPSPSAEAAAPSGAVLEEDDESLGLDPRLLSRRERSEVERRVEALARELVSRDKSLTPLLDSWAGRSSMDMMEEIFPAYGRRSSWQRRRSTVSQEDRRSDETCNSQEPSDSRMETDLDEDEADLTQKQGELLHALALSVALLRGEKEQLAGEQKSCSALGGSMEALVQERCKPNERDKYRMFIGDLDKIVNLLLSLSGRLARVESALAALEREAETEDSRVERESLQQKRRQLCSQQEDACELKENLDRRERVVLDFLAGYLTAAQLRDHRRYVRLKPALLIRQRHLDELIRLAEEQLQRLAESLPAASGPAPAASGPAPALVPTSPRSTAVTSL from the exons ctcctCCACCACTGACCTCGCCTACGAGGCTGGGTTCTTGCGTAAGAGCCCGGACCAGTACAGCTCTCGGGGCAGCATGGAGAGCCTGGACCCCCCCAACCCAGCCTACAACTCCTGCCACCAGCTCTCGGCCTCCAAGTCGTCCAACAGCATCGATCACCTGCACAGCAAGCGCGACTCGGCCTACAGCTCCTTCTCCACCAGCTCCAGCATCCCGGAGTACCTGGCGGCCGGCCCGTCCCTCGGCAACCGGGAGCGCTCCTGTTCCATGGAGCACGTTCCGCAGAGCCGAGCCGGGGCCGAGGGCATGCAGCAGGCGGACATCCGCTACGTGCGCACCATCTACGACCCGCAAGGCGTGTCCGAGGAGCACGAGGTCACCTCGGCCTCCCTGGGCCGAGGGAACGACGGGCGGTCACAAgcccgaggaggaggaggaggaggaggaggaggaagtcaccgccccagcagtagcagcagcagcagcagcagcagcggtggcTCGTCTGCCTCCCACCGCCACAGCGTGGGTCCCGTGTGGGGCAACCACAGCCGCAGCTCCTGCGAGAGCCTGAAGGGGGCGCCAGCGCCTCCGCTGCGCAGCGACAGCTTCGCCGCCATCCGCAACCACGAGCGGCCCAACTCCTGGTCCAGCCTGGAGCAGGCGCGCTCGCTGCGCGCTTTGCACAAGGGCTCCTGGCACCACTCGAGCGGCTCGGTGGCGGGGGCGGGGAAGCCCTCGTTCGTGACGGAGGGCCAGCTCCACACGGTGGTGGAGAAGAGCCCAGAGAGCAGCCCCACCACCCGGCCCAAGCAGGGCTTCCCGCAGGCCTCCGCCCAGCCCGGCCGGCCCATGCTCCCCACCAGCGTCTACCAAGTGCCCCCGCCCGAGCCCCACTTTGCACAGATGCCCACCAGCTGCCCCAGCTCCAGCACCGTTTACCCGGCCCTGGCCAAGGAGAGCCGCTACGCCCCCCAGAGAGAGCCGGGGgtggtgggaggaggaggaggaggaggttctCTCGGTGGAGAGGGCGCCGCGGTGGAGAACGGATACCAAAGCAACACTCCACATGGTTCCTCCAGCCCACCTCATCCAGGACACTCCCAGCCCAAACCGCCTCCGCAAGCCCCGCCATCCTCCCAGCATGCCGAGCGAGGCCTGGAGGAGCTCCATGCCAAATACAGGTCCCACCTGCAGCCCAACAGCTACCGACCTCCAGGGCCATCCATCggacaggagagaagagacCCTTACACGCCGGTCCAGCCCAGAGGAGAGAGACCCCGCTACACGCACAGCCCAGAGCCCCAAAGCAGCCACAAGCCAAGCGGGGACGAGGAGCAGGTCAGACGTCCAGAGCACAGCTCACACGCTGAGCCCGTGGCCCCACAGAGCAAAGTGCCACAGGGACAAGTGGCCCACAGCAACAGGGGCGGCCCTAGTGTGCACGCCAGGCACTACAGCGAGTCCAGCATCCACTCCCAGGATCAGGAGCACCTGCTGACACGCCTGGAGAACGCCCTGGCCGAGGTGCAGAGGTGCGCCAGCCccgagagcagcagcagcagcggtcaGAACCAACAAGTGGACCGCAGCGTGTCCGTGCTGGAGAGGGTGAGTCGCTTCGAGAGGCGCGAGCCGGTCAAAGCACGCAGTCAGAGCAGCAGCCACGCCGGCTCGGCCCCCTCCTACCGCCCAGCTGTGGGCCCCAAGAGCTCCCTCTCTGGCTTGGAGGACCTCCGCAACATGCAAGACAGGAGCGCCATCTCTCATTCGATTCCCCACAGCTCCTATTCCAACAGCATGGTGCACCAGGAGGATCTGCACCAGCGGAGAGGGAGCAGCGATCACCCCCAGCACCGGTACCTGCCTGATCCAGCTCTGCAGAGAAGCAAAAGCACCTTCCACTTGGGGGAGGAAAACGGATCTGGCTTTGAGTGGAGAGACGACTCCCTGGACATTTTAGGCACCGTCCAGGATACGCCTTATAACCGGGCGTACCGGGACAGCATCAAAGATGCCCAGTCGAAGGTGCTCCGATCGACCTCTTTCCGACGGAGGGACTTGAATCCTCCACCAGTGCCCGCCAAACACATGTCCCTGGAGAGGAAGGGCCCCAAGACGAGTCCCAAACCAACCGCCAGCTCGCCCCATACCCCGAAAGAGCGCCACGTGGTGACCCCCGACCTGCCGGACAGGTGCAGTCCTCCGGAACTGCCCAGCCTTCCGCCAGTGGGACAGGTGCTAACGCGCATCGGGGGGCGCAAACGGCTGACCATGGAGCAGAAGAAGCGCTCCTACTCGGAGCCGGAGAACATGCACGAGGTCGGCGTGTCTGACCCCGAGACCCGGAAGCAGTTTCTCGTCCCGGAGACCAGCGTAGCTGACCGGCGCAAGATGTTCGAAAGGGCCGCCCGCCAGAGCCAGCCGGCCGCCCCGCGTCCAGAGCTGAGGCAGATGCAGCAGGACGCCGTGGCCGAGTACATGAAGCGCAAAACTAGCCACAGGTCGGAGGGGCGGCCCAGTCGCCCCCACAGCGCCTACCAGCCGGCCTCGTCCTCGTCCACTGACTCCCGgagcctctcctccacctccagtcTGGCCTCACTGCAGGACCCTTGGCTGGACAGCCTGTCCGGTGGCGGCCGCCAGACCTACACTCTTCCGGCAAACCTCCACGGGGTCTTCTACCCCGGCGGCCGGTCGCACATGGAGCCCCAGCAGGCCTCGTATGGCCGGACCCAGAGCAAGACCCCTGAGCCTCAGTGGCTCCAGGCGGACGGCGAGAGGCTGGCCTCGGCCCCGAGCCTGGCTCAGCTGTCCGGTCCAGATGCGCCGCGTCACCTCCCACTGTCCCACCGCGACGGGGGATTCGAGAGAGCCTCTCCAGCCCGGAGCTCAGGCAAGTCGGCCTCCGCAGAGGACCTGCTGGACCGGCTGGAGAACAGGCCAGCGCCACAACACATCCGCTCCCGCTCCTCACCCTCAGTGGAGCAGTACAGCCAG GATTTTATGGCTGCAGAGCTTCGATCTTTTGGGGCGATGTCAATGGATTTTGCTCCATCTAGTCACACTGGCAACAG gtctCTGGCCAGTGGGAGGCCTGAGCGTCCGGCATCCGCCTCGGCCGTGAGAAGAGAGCGCTACGTTCTGAACCAGACCGGCTCGCAGGCCGCTGCGCCCGTGGTGCGAAGGGAACGCCAACGGCATGGTGAGCGGCAGCGGGCCCAGAGCGCAGCGGGCCTGGCCGCCTCCGTGGGACTCCCCAGCCCCTACTCCCCGCCCAGTAACGCTGCCAGCCTGGAGTGGAGCGAGAGGCTGTGCCCAGCCAACCTGGATGCCATCATGTTCCCCTCCGTGCCACACGGTGGCGCTCCACACCCCACAAGGAGGGCCTCAGCAGGAATGACCAGGCAGAACTCCAGTGACACTAGCACCTCAGAGGAGACCATCAAGGACTTCCCCAGCGGGGGGCCCAGCCAGCGGACGCAGTTGGCACCAAAGACGCCCCCACCCTCTCCCGATCTCCCCCCCTCGCCCCCCCAGGTGAAGGTGCCCCACTCCCCCGACGCGCTGCCCCAGCGGCTCCCCTCCCTACGCATCTCTGAGTCGGCCCTGCGCTTCAGCCCCCCGGCGGCGTCCTCGCACGGAGACGACGACGTGTTCTTCACGGACCTGCCACCTCCTGCGCCCCCGtcaccgcccctgcccatccgcGAGACGGACATCACGGAGGActtccccccaccaccaccaccacctccgctttctctctccccccctgcGGGAGAGGAGGCCCACGTGGGCTACTTGGAGCGCCCGCTGCCTCCTGGATCACCAAAGCCGCACCTCAG TGCGGAGGACAGTGCAGAGGACTCAGCCGCCGGCGACGGGCTAGCGAGACGGAGCTCCAGCCTCCTCTCGCCACCCCCCCTGTCTCCAGAGCTCTCTCTCAGCCCCAGCCCGAGTGCTGAGGCCGCCGCGCCCAGCGGCGCTGTCCTGGAGGAGGACGACGAGAGCCTGGGGCTGGATCCACGCCTGCTGTCCCGGAGGGAGAGGTCGGAGGTGGAGCGGCGCGTGGAGGCTCTGGCCCGGGAGCTGGTGTCTCGGGACAAGTCCCTGACTCCTCTCCTGGACAGCTGGGCTGGGAGAAGCTCCATGGATATGATGGAGGAGATATTCCCTGCCTACGGACGGCGGTCGTCATGGCAACGAAGGCGGAGCACCGTCAGTCAGGAAgacag AAGGTCAGATGAAACCTGTAACTCCCAGGAGCCCTCGGACAGCAGGATGGAGACGGACCTGGACGAGGACGAGGCTGACCTCACACAGAAGCAG GGGGAGCTGCTGCATGCTCTGGCCCTGAGTGTGGCATTGCTGAGGGGGGAGAAGGAGCAGCTGGCTGGGGAGCAGAAGAGCTGCAGTGCTCTGGGGGGCAGCATGGAGGCCCTGGTGCAGGAGCGCTGCAAGCCCAACGAGAGGGACAAGTACCGCATGTTCATCGGGGACCTGGACAAGATTGTCAACCTGCTGCTGTCTCTCAGTGGCCGACTGGCCCGTGTGGAGAGTGCCCTCGCCGCCCTCGAAAGAGAGGCTGAGACAGAGGACAGCAGAGTGGAGAGG GAGTCTTTGCAGCAGAAGCGGCGTCAGCTGTGCAGTCAGCAGGAGGACGCGTGTGAGCTCAAGGAGAACCTTGACCGGCGCGAGCGCGTGGTCCTGGACTTCCTGGCCGGCTACCTGACCGCGGCGCAGCTGCGTGACCACCGGCGCTATGTGCGCCTCAAGCCCGCGCTGCTCATCCGCCAGCGCCACCTGGACGAGCTCATCCGCCTGGCCGAGGAGCAGCTGCAGCGGCTGGCCGAGAGCCTCCCCGCCGCCTCCGGCCCAGCTCCGGCCGCCTCCGGCCCAGCTCCGGCCCTCGTCCCCACCTCCCCTCGCTCTACCGCCGTCACCTCACTCTGA